The region GGCGGGACATGGTGTACATCACGTCGTCGGCCGAAAACTTCGAGCCGTCATGGAATCTTACGTCCTTGCGCAGCTTGAAGGTCCATTCGGTGTTGTCGGCATTGGAGGTATATTCTTCCGCCAGTTCGGGCCGTGTCGTCAGATCCTCGTTGATCTGGCAGAGGCTGTTGTACATGGTCCGACCACGGGTGTAGTCGATGTTGGAGGTGTTGAGCGCCGGATCGAGGGTATCGGACGGTCCGTGCAAATCGGAAGCGTAGCGCAGCTTGCCACCCTTTTTCGGCGTCGCGGCAATGGCCTGCCGGGCCGACGTTACGATGGAACCTGCCGCCGCGATGGTTACCCCGCTGGCCACAAGCCATGACATCACTTGGCGCCGCGTGGCACCACGGCGCAACCCGCTGGTGATGGTTTCACGGTCTGAAGCCGACAAGTCGCTGATCGATGTCGGTTTTTTGTTGTATTTCGTCACAGTTGTTCTCCTCCTGTTGAACTTCTTCCGCCCAGATTCATTTTTTTTGTGCTCACAAGAGCATCGCGCCGCGCCGCATTACCATTGCATTGGACCATTGCATCGGACCATTGCATCGGACCACTCGGGCGGTTTATTAGGGCACTAAGCTAAAAGTTGTAGCAAGTATTCCCCCCCCAGTTGCCAGCGGACCAACACCCCGAAGCGACAGGACAAGCGCATTGTTGCTTTTTGCCGGATTCTGGCGGCGTGTTTCCGTCGTTAAGATCATTCTAATCACGTTCCAGGCCATTAACAACCGCTGCCATCAATCCGGGCCAGGCAGGCAGACACCAGCGACTGATTGCTGGTGACGACCGGCTTGCCCAGTTCCTTCCCCAGATCCCCAATGATCTCGACGGCTCGCAGGTCTGTACATCCGATAACGATGGCCTCGGCTTCCGGGTGGTCGGTGGCCAGGCCCAGGTCGAAGGCGTCTCGCGGTGCCAGGCGGCCCTGTTCGATACTGCTGAGGTCGGTGGCCAAATCCGCGCAGTTGACAACTTGGATGCCGGCTCCGGCGAAAAAGGCTACGGCCGCTCGGTTCAACTCGGCGACGTAGGGTGAAGTGAAACCGATTTGCCGGGCGCCAAGCGCCTTGATCGCCGCGACCATGGCCCCGGCCGTCGTCACCGCCGCCACCCCTGCTTGCGCCTCGATTTCCCGGCCCAGCCGCTGATCGAACAGCCAGCCACAACTGAATGAGGCCGAGGCGCAGCCATATCCGATGACATCGACCCGGGCCGCCAGCAACAGGCTGAGGGGATCCTCGATCGAGCTCATGGCCAGTTGGCGCATCAGGGCGGCATCGGGAATGGCATCGACATCGTAACCGCCCAGGCGGGCGAAGTGGGCGGCTACTCCGGGCCCGACCAACCTGGCGCAGTCGGGTTCAAGAACGGTGTTCGACGACGGCACAATGATGCCCATTCGGCTACCGTTGCGATCATTCCCTAGCAAACGGGGCACAACGGGCCTTCATTCCTTACTCGGCAGGTTGATCCGGCCCTCGATCGAGACGATCGCCGTTCCGCCGACGTATAGGTCCCTGATTTCCCCGTCCTGCAACCGGGCCTGGCAGTAAATCCGGGCCGGCCGCTTCATTTCACAACCCTGCTCCGCCTGGGTCCGGAGGACACTTCCCTGGGGCCATGAAAGGGCGCCGTTTCGCACCAGATAGCATAGCAATGCGCTGTTGGTGGTACCCGACCCGGCAGCCTCGGGAATGCCGGCGGCGGGGCAGAAATCGCGGCAGCGCACGGTCGCGGCCGGATCGGCCGTGTCCAAGGTCAGGACAGCGATGGAGACGACACCGATCTCGTTGCTGATTTGGGTCAGCAGGCTGAAATCGGGCTGCAAGCCGGCCAGAGCGGCCCGGTCGCGGACCGGCACAAAAAGATGTTCCAGCGCCGCCGAGGCGAATTAGAGAGGAAGGTCGGGGGCAACCTGCTCCGCCCTCAGGCCCAACGCCTGGTACAAGGCGTCCCGGTCCAGGTCGCCAGATCGGAAGACGGGCGGGGCCTGCCCCATCATGACCAAAGGGAAATCCCCCTCCGGGGAGATTATCACGGGCACAACCCCCGCCTTGGTCCATATCGTCTTCTCGACGGTCGCCGCCGCTTGAAGCTCCACTTTCCCCATATCGACCAGGCGCCGGCATAGTGCGACAAGCCCGTGCCCGCACATGTCGATTTCCTGCATCGGTGTGAAAAAGCGAACGCCGAAATCGGCCTCTCCGGCCGGCACCAGGAATCCCGTCACCGAAGCCGCCACCTCGCGGGCGACGATCTGCATTTCAGTCTCCCCCAGGTCGCCGGCCTGGCTGACGATGGCGGCGACATTGCCGCCGAACAGGGTGCGCGTGAAAGCATCAAGGACATGCAGCTCTACGGATTGCATGTGGTTTCCATGTTTTCGGCCAGGCTTCAATCGACAGCGGATCTTGGCCGCCATCCTCCAGCCCAACAAACGAGTAATTTCACGGTATCGGACAAAATTATTTTGTGCCGGGGCTGAACATCCTGGCTTCCGAGCGCTTGGCCTCGAGCAGTACCCAGTCGATAAACGCCGCAACATCGGGATTGTCGTAGCGGTCGCCGAAATAGACTACGTGGTAGGCGAACTTGGAGGGCAAGGTGATCTCGAAGGGCTGAACCAGGCGGCCAGCCTCGAGATCGTCGGCAATCAGCGTAGAACGGCCCAGCGCCACGCCCTGGCCTTCCATGGCCGCGTCGATGGCCAGGCTGGAATGGCTGAAGCTGGGCCCGGCCGTGCTGAAATCGGGCTCGACATCCGTGGCCTTTAGCCAGTCGCGCCAGGTAATGTCGGTCATGTCGTCGTGGATCAGGGCGTGGTGGCGCAAGTCACCCAGCTTGGCCAGAGCCAGATCGCCTTCCAGCAGAGCCGGGCTGCACACCGGAAACACCTGCTCGGCGAACAGAACCAGTGAATTCAGGGCCGGATCGATCTTCCGGGCGTAGCGCAGTGCCAAATGCGCTTTCCCCGCCATCAGATCTGCCAGGCTATCCGTCGCCTCGATGTGAAGCCTGATCCGTGGATTGCGGGACCGGAAACCCTCCAGTCTGGGGGTTAGCCACCTGGCCGCCAGGGACTGACTGGCGCTGACGATCAAGGGCTCTTGGCCCCGCTCTGCCGTCAGCACGTTGGCATCGACAACCAACAAGGCAAAGGCCTGCTCGACGACGTCATAGTAGGCCCCACCGGCCTTGGTCAGAGCTAGGGCCCGATTGAGGCGGTGGAACAGTTTTGTGCCGAAATGCTCCTCCAGCCGCCTGACCTGGTAGCTGACCGCGGCTTGCGTGACATTGAGTTCAAGCCCGGCCTTCGTAAAGCTGAGGTTCCGGGCTGCGGCGTGGAAAGCGCGCAGGCTATTCAGTGGCGGTAATTTGTCGGCCATTGGGCCCCCGCTCGAACCATGAGGCGTCTCATGTTACGTCCAAAAGGTATTTGTGCGAGGCTGAAAATTCTCATGTTTTTCGATCGCCCAAGCCCTTATATGGTCTCCTTCGAACGGCGCAACACCGGTGGCGGAAGCTACAGGACCTACAGGACCTACAGGACCTACAGGATCTAAAGCCATGACAGACGTAAAAAGCGATATCGAGATTGCCCGGGCGGCCGAGATGAAGCCCGTGGGCGAAATCGCCGCCCGGCTGGAGATCCCTGAGACGGCGCTTTATGCCTTCGGTCCGCACAAGGCCAAGGTCTCGTTCGACCATCTCGATACGCTGGCCGATCGACCCGAGGGCAAGTTGATCCTGGTCACGGCGATCTCGCCGACGCCGGCCGGCGAGGGCAAGACGACGACCACGGTGGGGCTGGGCGATGCCCTCAACCGGCTCGGCAAGCGCACCATGATGTGCTTGCGCGAGCCCTCGCTGGGCCCCTGCTTCGGCGTCAAAGGGGGCGCCGCCGGTGGCGGTTATGCCCAGGTCGTGCCCATGGAGGACATCAACCTCCACTTCACCGGTGACTTCCACGCCATCGGCACGGCCAACAACCTGTTGGCGGCGCTGATCGACAACCACATCTACTGGGGCAACGAGCTCGGACTCGACGAGCGCCGGGTGGGCTGGCGCCGGGTGGTCGACATGAACGACCGGGCGCTCAGGGGCATTGTCTCGTCGCTGGGCGGGGTCTCGAACGGCTTCCCCCGCGAGGACGGCTTCGACATCACTGTGGCTTCCGAAGTCATGGCCATCTTCTGCCTGGCCACGGACCTCGACGACCTGACGCGCCGGCTGGCCCAGATCATCGTCGGCCGCACCCGAGGCCGTGAGCCCGTCTATGCCCGCGATCTGAAGGGCGAGGGCCCGATGACGGTGTTGCTGAAAGAAGCCATGCAGCCCAACCTGGTGCAGACGCTGGAACAGAACCCGGCCTTCATCCACGGCGGCCCCTTTGCCAATATCGCCCACGGTTGCAACTCGGTGGTGGCAACCAAGGCGGCCCTGAAGCTGGCCGACTATGTGGTTACCGAGGCCGGCTTCGGGGCCGATCTGGGGGCCGAGAAATTCTTCGACATCAAGTGCCGCAAGGCCGGGCTCAGGCCCGACGCGGTGGTGCTGGTGGCGACCATCCGGGCGCTCAAGATGCATGGCGGCGTGGCCCGCGAGGATTTGGGCCGCGAGGATGTGGAGGCGATCCGGGAGGGTGCCGTCAACCTGGCCCGGCACGTCCAGAATTTGCGCCTCTTCGGGGTTCCGGTAAGCGTCGCCATCAACCGCTTCTCGGCCGACACGGATGCCGAGATGGATGCGGTGCGTCAGCTCTGCGCCGAGCTCGAGGTCGAGGCCCACGCTTGCACGCACTGGGCCGACGGCAGCGAGGGCGCCCAGGATTTGGCCGAATGCGTGGTCAAGCTGGCCGACAGCGGCGTCGCCGACTTCCGGCCGCTCTACGGCGACGGCGTGCTGCTGTGGGACAAGGTGCGCACGGTGGCCCAGACGCTCTATGGCGCCCAGGGCATCATCGGCGACAAGAAGGTGCGCGACCAGTTCACCGACTTGCAGCAGGACTTCGGCCACTACCCCGTCTGCATCGCCAAGACGCAATACAGCTTCTCGACCGATCCCCAGCTCCTGGGCGCGCCCTCGAACCACGTGGTGCCGGTGCGCGAGGTGCGGCTCTCGAACGGTGCCGAATTCGTCGTCGTGGTCTGCGGCGACATCATGACCATGCCCGGCCTGCCGCGATCGCCCGCCGCCAACCGCATTCACCTGAACGACGCGGGCGACATCGAGGGTCTGTTTTAGCGGGCTTGCGAACAAAAGCCGCAGAGAGAGGCAGAAAGAGATTGTCGTTTCGGCACTCAGTCCGGGGTTTGCTCCTGGCCCTTCCAATAGGCCAGGAGGTCCTGGCGTTCGGCCATGAACGAGGCCGCGATGCCGGCCAGAATCGCCCAAAAAGCGGAGGTGATTCCAAATACCGCGAATGGTGTCGCGGCGACGGCAAGGGCAGCCAGCGCGCCGAAGCGGAGTTTTCCGCCGAAGGCCGTTTCGAAGGCGCTTTGCAGCGATGAAAGGATGGCGAGGCCGGCCAGCGTGACGACGAAGGTCCGGGGCAGAACGGCCAGCAAGGACGACAGTGTTCCGGCGCCCAAGGCAATGGAGATGGTCAGCGTCGCGGCGATCACGTTGGCCCAGTAGCGCGTCTCCTTGGGACCGGCGTCGGGCGCCGCGAGGATTGCCGCCCCGGTGCGCGCCACGGTCGCCGGATGGCCGCCGAGCAGGGCATTTACCATGGAGTTGAGGCCGGTGGTTATGGTCACCGCCGTTATCGGCACGCGGTATTCCTGGGACAATAGAAACCCCAGCCCCTGAACGTTCCCCAGTCCCATGGCCAGTATGATCATGGGCAAGCTGATGGCGATGAAGGAAGAAAGCGTGAAGCGGAAGTCGGGGACCGTGAGATCCGGCAGCGACCATGAAACCACTTGCGTCGAGATTTCGCCAAAGGCAAAAACCGCGATCCCGCCGATCACCACGGCCAGCCCCATGGGCGGAACCCGTGGGCTGGCGATAAACCGCCCGACGAGGTAGGCCGCCAAGGTCACACCGGCTACCAGCACGTCCGCCACGCTGGCCGCCACCATGCGCGTGACATAGACCAGGATGGAGCCCGCGAACATGCCCATGACTATCGGCAGCGGCAGCCAAGCCATGATCCGTTCGCCGATGCCGAACGCTCCGAGGATCAGGATTGCGATCCCCGCCATCAGGTTGGCGCCGACGATCTCGGGAAAGCTGAATTGCCCGGCCAGGGTGCCCAGATAGATCAGCCCCGGGATGGTCCAGGTAATGGGGATCGGAATCCGGTAGTAAAGTGTCAGGGCGATCGACGTGATGGCGCCACTGAACCAAATGACGAAAATCCAGCTTGACGATTGGGAGGGGTTCAAACCCAGCTGCCCCGCGACCTCGAGGTGCAACGGCAGGGCCCCGAAGCCGTACCAGACAAACGCCGTAAGACCGGCCCAAACCGCTGCCATGTTGAGATCGCGAAGGGTGATTCTGTTCACGGCGACAGGTTATACCGCGCCGGCAGCCATCACCAGCCGACAAACCCGGGGAAGATATCCGTTCAGGTGCAATTGACTATTCGCTTCAGTTCGGGACCGGGGTCGGCGCAACCGCTTTGACCTAGCCCCCTCCTTGAGGATGAAAGTATTTGCTGCGAAATGTTGTCGACCATTTTGTTTGGTCGCAGTCCCTTCCCCAGCGACACCGCAAAGCTCGACCCGGCGCCGCGCCGGCCATGACCGGGTGGGAAATGCCGGCCGCTCACACCCAGGATTCCAAAAAAAAGAGGCCACCGCGCCGGGGGGGATGGCGAGGCGGCCTCTTTGGTCGCAATACGCTTTACGCTTGAGGCGGCAGTGTCCCCACGGGCCGCCAAGGTTTCTTTGACGTTGGTCAAGGGCGGGACACAGCTGACGTCCCCGAGAGCCGGCTTGCCATCACGGCCCTTCACAAGTCCGCGAGAAGCCGGCTTGGGCCTTTG is a window of Alphaproteobacteria bacterium DNA encoding:
- a CDS encoding Asp/Glu racemase; the encoded protein is MGIIVPSSNTVLEPDCARLVGPGVAAHFARLGGYDVDAIPDAALMRQLAMSSIEDPLSLLLAARVDVIGYGCASASFSCGWLFDQRLGREIEAQAGVAAVTTAGAMVAAIKALGARQIGFTSPYVAELNRAAVAFFAGAGIQVVNCADLATDLSSIEQGRLAPRDAFDLGLATDHPEAEAIVIGCTDLRAVEIIGDLGKELGKPVVTSNQSLVSACLARIDGSGC
- the gcvA gene encoding transcriptional regulator GcvA, which codes for MADKLPPLNSLRAFHAAARNLSFTKAGLELNVTQAAVSYQVRRLEEHFGTKLFHRLNRALALTKAGGAYYDVVEQAFALLVVDANVLTAERGQEPLIVSASQSLAARWLTPRLEGFRSRNPRIRLHIEATDSLADLMAGKAHLALRYARKIDPALNSLVLFAEQVFPVCSPALLEGDLALAKLGDLRHHALIHDDMTDITWRDWLKATDVEPDFSTAGPSFSHSSLAIDAAMEGQGVALGRSTLIADDLEAGRLVQPFEITLPSKFAYHVVYFGDRYDNPDVAAFIDWVLLEAKRSEARMFSPGTK
- a CDS encoding formate--tetrahydrofolate ligase — its product is MTDVKSDIEIARAAEMKPVGEIAARLEIPETALYAFGPHKAKVSFDHLDTLADRPEGKLILVTAISPTPAGEGKTTTTVGLGDALNRLGKRTMMCLREPSLGPCFGVKGGAAGGGYAQVVPMEDINLHFTGDFHAIGTANNLLAALIDNHIYWGNELGLDERRVGWRRVVDMNDRALRGIVSSLGGVSNGFPREDGFDITVASEVMAIFCLATDLDDLTRRLAQIIVGRTRGREPVYARDLKGEGPMTVLLKEAMQPNLVQTLEQNPAFIHGGPFANIAHGCNSVVATKAALKLADYVVTEAGFGADLGAEKFFDIKCRKAGLRPDAVVLVATIRALKMHGGVAREDLGREDVEAIREGAVNLARHVQNLRLFGVPVSVAINRFSADTDAEMDAVRQLCAELEVEAHACTHWADGSEGAQDLAECVVKLADSGVADFRPLYGDGVLLWDKVRTVAQTLYGAQGIIGDKKVRDQFTDLQQDFGHYPVCIAKTQYSFSTDPQLLGAPSNHVVPVREVRLSNGAEFVVVVCGDIMTMPGLPRSPAANRIHLNDAGDIEGLF
- a CDS encoding benzoate/H(+) symporter BenE family transporter, with amino-acid sequence MAAVWAGLTAFVWYGFGALPLHLEVAGQLGLNPSQSSSWIFVIWFSGAITSIALTLYYRIPIPITWTIPGLIYLGTLAGQFSFPEIVGANLMAGIAILILGAFGIGERIMAWLPLPIVMGMFAGSILVYVTRMVAASVADVLVAGVTLAAYLVGRFIASPRVPPMGLAVVIGGIAVFAFGEISTQVVSWSLPDLTVPDFRFTLSSFIAISLPMIILAMGLGNVQGLGFLLSQEYRVPITAVTITTGLNSMVNALLGGHPATVARTGAAILAAPDAGPKETRYWANVIAATLTISIALGAGTLSSLLAVLPRTFVVTLAGLAILSSLQSAFETAFGGKLRFGALAALAVAATPFAVFGITSAFWAILAGIAASFMAERQDLLAYWKGQEQTPD